A window from Heterodontus francisci isolate sHetFra1 chromosome 4, sHetFra1.hap1, whole genome shotgun sequence encodes these proteins:
- the LOC137368839 gene encoding putative nuclease HARBI1, producing MLQDELQSVALNFYASGSFQRSTGDMCGISQAAIYSCIKEVTNALLKRADDYVHYWTNPDSQAERAIGFGTTVGFPQMQGVIDCTHVAIKAPTDQPAIFINREGFHSINVQLVCNHRKHLLQVCPHFPGAATTPRYFKNPRFHSFSGPLLTFRDGFLWTRATHSQLKPVGNPHNAAEERYNTCHSSIRATTKHVIGLLKVRFRCLDRSSGALQYAPARVLSIVAVCYALHSLALQRGEALHQEDMLDCHSSSDEENMEEGVKQVARDDKATVPEVTAIERCAREAWNNLTHTRFPPP from the coding sequence atgctgcaagATGAGCTGCAATctgtggcactcaacttctacgcatctggatctttccagagatctactggggacatgtgtgggatctcccaggcagCAATCTacagctgcatcaaggaggtgaccaatgctctgctcAAGAGGGCCGacgactatgtgcactactggaccaaccctgacagtcaggctgagagggccatcgggttCGGGACCACTGTTGGATTCCCAcagatgcaaggtgtgatagattgcacacatgtagccatcaaggctcccacggaccagccgGCCATCTTCATCAACAGGgaaggcttccattccatcaacgttcaactggtctgcaaccaccggaAGCATTTACTGCAGGTGTGTCCCCACTTCCCGGGAGCAGCCACAACGCCTAGATACTTCAAGAATCCCAGgttccacagcttttcaggccccctgctcaccttcagggatggattcctgtggacaagggctacccattcccAACTGAAACCAGTggggaaccctcacaatgcagcagaaGAGAGGTACAATACTTGCCACAGCTCCATCCGAGCGACTACCAAGCatgtcattgggctgctgaaggtgaGATTCCGGTGtctggatcgatccagtggagccctgcagtatgccccagcaagggtcttaaGTATTGTGGCAGTCTGCTATGCTCTGCAcagtctagcactgcagaggggcgaAGCCTTGCATCAGGAGGACATGCTTGATTGCCACTCCTCATCCGATGAGGAGAATATGGAGGAGGGTGTTAAACAGGTGGCGCGGGATGATAAAGCCACTGTACCGGAGGTGACGGCCATTGAGAGATGCGCAAGGGAGGCATGGAATAATCTCACACATACCCGATTTCCGCCACCATGA